In Cupriavidus basilensis, one genomic interval encodes:
- a CDS encoding filamentous hemagglutinin N-terminal domain-containing protein: MYRVKQAALPQDNAQPDPSPGLSMAERGRRRWWVRALAGVVAFTTWIAPLQVSLQQARQAAGVLAAGASDPASVAIQSGAARQSLMRWAVAHLPVTASFGPAAAHAAPVTDPNAPVRFSPSIGTTGGPGAPAGGVPVVGITTPNAAGISLNQYRAFVVDPIGLILNNSTTGGGTFLGGQVGANTNLATSGPAGLIINQVTSQTPAQVNGTIEVFGAPAGVVIAAPGGVYTRGASFTNTTQVTLTTGVPQFLSGTGTATSFDAATAAGFLVQGGRVQIANPSPGNPNGVGIEGTVGNINLIAESIGVDAALYAGNQINLVAGRQLVTPAAVSPATPSGGAFATTATGANNAASNTSAAGGLAIDATAFGAMTAGQIQIVSTAAGLGVRADGNLAASASNLTLDSAGNLKVGSTYAKQAVALNAAGAVVASGDGHSEAGYTLNAGQDATLGGTLNAGKAVAVSAGGSIHGAGGIQAQNAVTLAAGGSVDVGGAVRGSQIAISAAGNDGRGDIHLRGDVSAPGTIQLNAARDTTIDGSAVSAADLDLSTQRHLTIHGMAGSTGGNVSLTGVTGNVTTTGNVVSPGTLAVTAGTDANLGGQVLATGRVGVTARSGSITTSGQIGSNASLSLTAAQNVTVGGQAQSAGKATITATAGSAAINGALTSDGDAAIAAGQNANVAGSVASGGNATIQAAAGSATVSGTLSSVGSATVNAGQNLTLGGSVLTGGDLAATAGQTLKAGQLTWVGGNATLRGTDIQVGSAAGSGTTGGNAVTGTLDASATRSLALTGDTTAANMTLGGQSIANSGAAIATQQLTVSGGAVSNAGTLAGNQVSLIASSLTNRGTVGGQTVNVTAANALDNAQGLITGAKHLTVTSGALASNQGGTLFAGDLTGQAATTGDLTLSITGGNGSFNNAAGQILAGNNLSVNTPNQVFDPSAATAGTLNANATLTLAALAINNTGTWNVPGGNVVLNASQGITNTGTIQKSGDLTLATGGTLTNAGQIVSGSHLSLSAGALTNTGTLHANGNLALGGNVANRGTAEALGNLTVTGGDYDNRGGTTQAGGDIKVDISGTLNNIGSVIGANGNLHIAAGAVINDRTAPVDAGSSITKVSNSALLNATQIGKYATWELIADCADGCQSWVPGKPLPVTFGNVQRTADGGVLVVNSPETVYDPVYQVTNPVYLWHLVPASGNPISPGGNATSVGGVPTVDRVEVKQADGTAGQIIARGNLDITAAALSNKGGTISAGKDVTLNVGSLDNGRSASIVNSVTDTVNQGELSAFLAGMKALLKPQGGVSELAPLVYGFGATPCNSDNCSGNNRPWSEVALQTDGRPAVPSQSTISTQLGKAGQITAGGNLTLTGTGDLTNAGDLAAAGKVAIKTPGTFTNKGVYDSKITTTPGCVAGAPDCPDDSNPRVDSLAWQQTPSTVAAGQTLTISAANIQNLSATLAAQGDITLNATSSVTNRSGAIQSLTGDVSITAPTLVNTTMDTARLYKSYGGQNPPYAGGCNPGGTYGNSQCAANEDAAAGPAGVISAARDVQLSGTNLTNKGALITSGRNVTVGMAGSIDNNSIPLNADWVGRWQEDRSGGDRWHDTGGRATLGSLESGIQASNALSVKAGGQVLNTGNLMGSQVDVTSAALVNGYTSPTQPTPPATGAQQVIPLGPVAAPAGAVPAATPVNNPTTPWQFNPVTAPNGPTDRAQYLNNSPATAVLAGVTPDSLLAQLPADLRPGKVSFYYDPYTEGQRLQQAALQQTGQASFVSGLAWDSQNQLSVTDQEKLSLYKNAADYAKAHNIALGTALTQTQVNELDKPLLWYVQQAVPDPNCNTVASTACPTVNALVPQVYLPEGYAQALTKPTGGTIAGDKVSLDIAGQLRNSGAITAADTLNVKAGSIDAGPNVVDIGTSAYKAQGGWNVITGTVVQPGGFMSAMRMNIEADSIHAVNNAFLIRNADGTVDEAATVALVNQLKANLGLNYTEGTVADDIHTRFIQEKKGFGPLGQIVMMVAAVAISIVTAGAAAAVMGVALAQMTLAQAMIVAALSSMASSAFTQLASGQGLNFGKLATAGAIGAITAGLTKGITFDGSSFGVSEWGKSLEGTNTLANLAGTNSVGGVMQAAQNGATGTLAQQAVGFVGTGLINAGVSTVLNGGSFGSALKGSLVAQAGALGANSIGTELPGIGSTGATPGSEVANVLAHSALGCAAAAATGGDCAGGAVGAAASALIAPLVRDGLYGSDGATTRVQYNADGTQTTVTSYTNPNYNAVVAALSMLGGAGAAGLVGANPFDAARAAQNEAVNNAVGVHMVTTPIPTPFGVVMVAIPVVTNDPIGTPNNGPQKTDPLTNPLEAANDGKVITTPNNGPQGATLTGTPAGSPQGPTILGNPGCGAAVVPCLGLTVMAAVQDGVSKASELLGGSSNAPNSATSGATSAFDTSVTSQGSKFLNVQTDVTAAQFQSTLISNGYSITSQGTGKNGAFTVLSNGSSTYTIYTRSSTGTAGAQYFGPGGASSKFTLKGQ; the protein is encoded by the coding sequence ATGTACCGCGTGAAACAAGCCGCTCTGCCTCAGGACAACGCACAGCCCGATCCGTCGCCCGGCCTCTCGATGGCCGAGCGTGGCCGTCGCCGCTGGTGGGTGCGTGCGCTGGCTGGCGTGGTGGCCTTCACGACCTGGATTGCGCCGCTGCAGGTGTCCTTGCAGCAAGCCAGGCAGGCGGCAGGGGTGTTGGCGGCGGGCGCCTCGGATCCGGCCAGTGTTGCGATCCAGTCCGGCGCCGCGCGGCAAAGCCTGATGCGCTGGGCGGTCGCGCACCTGCCGGTGACGGCCAGCTTTGGCCCTGCGGCGGCCCATGCCGCGCCGGTCACCGACCCGAACGCGCCGGTGCGTTTCTCCCCGTCGATCGGCACCACCGGCGGACCGGGTGCGCCGGCGGGCGGCGTGCCCGTGGTGGGCATCACCACGCCCAACGCGGCGGGTATCTCGCTCAACCAGTACCGCGCATTCGTGGTCGATCCGATCGGCCTGATCCTCAATAACAGCACCACCGGCGGCGGCACGTTCCTCGGTGGCCAGGTGGGCGCCAACACCAACCTGGCCACCTCTGGCCCGGCTGGCCTGATCATCAACCAGGTCACCAGCCAGACGCCCGCCCAGGTCAACGGCACCATCGAAGTGTTCGGCGCCCCGGCCGGGGTTGTGATTGCCGCGCCCGGCGGGGTCTATACCCGTGGTGCGAGCTTTACCAACACCACCCAGGTCACGCTCACCACCGGCGTGCCGCAGTTCCTGTCGGGCACCGGGACAGCCACCAGTTTCGATGCCGCCACCGCCGCCGGCTTCCTCGTGCAGGGCGGGCGCGTACAGATCGCCAACCCGTCGCCGGGGAACCCCAACGGCGTGGGCATCGAGGGCACGGTCGGCAATATCAACCTGATTGCCGAGTCGATCGGCGTCGATGCCGCGCTCTACGCGGGCAACCAGATCAACCTGGTGGCCGGGCGCCAGTTGGTCACGCCCGCAGCCGTGTCCCCTGCTACGCCATCCGGCGGGGCCTTTGCCACCACGGCGACCGGCGCAAACAACGCGGCCAGCAATACCAGTGCCGCCGGCGGCCTGGCGATCGACGCCACCGCGTTCGGTGCCATGACCGCCGGCCAGATCCAGATCGTGAGCACCGCCGCGGGCCTGGGCGTGCGCGCCGATGGCAATCTTGCCGCGTCGGCCAGCAACCTGACGCTGGACTCCGCCGGCAACCTGAAGGTTGGCAGCACCTACGCCAAGCAGGCGGTCGCGCTCAACGCCGCCGGCGCCGTGGTGGCATCGGGCGATGGCCACAGCGAGGCCGGATACACCCTCAACGCCGGGCAGGACGCCACACTGGGCGGCACGCTGAACGCGGGCAAGGCCGTGGCGGTGTCGGCAGGTGGCTCGATCCACGGTGCCGGTGGCATCCAGGCGCAGAACGCCGTCACCCTGGCCGCCGGCGGCAGCGTGGATGTGGGCGGCGCGGTCCGTGGATCGCAGATCGCCATCTCGGCGGCGGGCAACGATGGCCGTGGCGATATCCATTTGCGCGGCGATGTCAGCGCGCCGGGCACGATCCAGCTCAACGCGGCGCGCGACACCACCATCGACGGCAGCGCGGTCTCAGCCGCCGATCTGGACCTGTCCACCCAACGCCATCTCACCATCCACGGCATGGCGGGCAGCACCGGCGGCAATGTGTCGCTCACCGGCGTCACCGGCAATGTCACCACCACCGGCAATGTCGTGTCGCCCGGCACGCTTGCCGTTACCGCAGGCACCGATGCCAATCTTGGCGGCCAGGTGCTCGCCACCGGCCGGGTTGGCGTCACAGCCCGCAGCGGGAGCATCACCACCAGCGGGCAGATCGGCAGCAATGCCAGCCTCTCCCTCACCGCCGCGCAGAACGTCACGGTGGGCGGCCAGGCCCAGAGCGCGGGCAAGGCCACCATTACCGCCACCGCCGGCAGCGCCGCGATCAACGGCGCGCTGACCAGCGATGGCGACGCCGCCATCGCGGCGGGCCAGAACGCCAACGTGGCCGGCAGCGTGGCCAGCGGCGGCAACGCCACGATCCAGGCCGCGGCAGGCTCGGCCACGGTGAGCGGCACGCTCTCCAGCGTGGGCAGCGCCACCGTGAATGCGGGACAGAACCTCACCCTGGGCGGCAGCGTGCTGACCGGCGGCGATCTGGCGGCCACGGCCGGGCAGACGCTCAAGGCGGGGCAACTCACCTGGGTGGGCGGCAATGCCACCCTGCGCGGCACGGATATCCAGGTCGGCTCGGCGGCGGGTTCCGGCACAACCGGGGGCAATGCCGTCACCGGCACGCTCGATGCGTCCGCCACGCGCAGCCTCGCCCTGACCGGCGACACCACGGCCGCCAATATGACGCTGGGCGGCCAGTCCATTGCCAACAGCGGGGCGGCGATCGCCACGCAGCAGCTCACGGTCAGCGGCGGTGCGGTGAGCAACGCCGGGACGCTCGCTGGCAACCAGGTCAGCCTGATTGCCTCCAGTCTGACCAACCGCGGCACTGTCGGCGGCCAGACCGTCAACGTCACGGCGGCGAATGCCCTGGACAATGCCCAGGGCCTGATCACAGGCGCCAAGCATCTCACCGTCACCAGCGGCGCGCTCGCCAGCAACCAGGGCGGCACCCTCTTCGCCGGCGACCTCACCGGACAAGCGGCCACGACAGGCGACCTGACGCTGAGCATCACGGGCGGCAACGGGAGCTTCAACAACGCGGCGGGCCAGATCCTGGCGGGCAACAACCTGAGCGTGAACACGCCGAACCAGGTGTTCGACCCATCGGCGGCCACCGCCGGCACGCTGAACGCCAACGCCACCCTGACCCTCGCCGCGCTGGCCATCAACAACACCGGCACGTGGAACGTGCCGGGCGGCAACGTGGTGCTCAACGCCAGCCAGGGCATCACCAACACCGGCACGATCCAGAAATCCGGCGACCTGACCCTGGCCACCGGCGGCACGCTCACCAATGCCGGGCAGATCGTCAGCGGCAGCCATCTCTCGCTGTCCGCTGGCGCCTTGACGAACACCGGCACCCTGCACGCCAACGGCAACCTGGCGCTGGGCGGCAACGTGGCCAACCGGGGCACCGCCGAGGCCCTGGGCAACCTGACCGTCACCGGCGGCGACTACGACAATCGTGGCGGCACCACCCAGGCCGGCGGCGACATCAAGGTCGATATCTCCGGCACGCTCAACAACATCGGCAGCGTGATCGGCGCCAACGGCAATTTGCATATCGCCGCGGGCGCGGTCATCAACGACCGCACCGCGCCGGTGGATGCGGGCAGCTCCATCACCAAGGTCAGCAATAGTGCGTTGCTCAATGCCACCCAGATCGGCAAATACGCTACGTGGGAGCTCATTGCGGATTGCGCTGACGGCTGCCAGTCCTGGGTGCCGGGCAAGCCTCTGCCTGTGACGTTTGGCAATGTCCAGCGCACTGCCGATGGTGGCGTGCTGGTCGTCAATTCCCCTGAGACGGTGTATGACCCCGTCTACCAGGTCACCAATCCCGTCTATCTCTGGCATCTGGTCCCGGCCAGCGGCAACCCGATATCTCCAGGAGGCAATGCGACCAGCGTGGGCGGTGTGCCCACGGTCGACCGCGTTGAAGTCAAGCAGGCAGACGGCACCGCCGGCCAGATTATTGCCAGGGGCAACCTCGATATCACCGCGGCTGCGCTCTCCAACAAGGGCGGCACGATCTCCGCGGGCAAGGACGTCACGCTCAACGTCGGCAGCCTGGACAACGGCCGCTCGGCCTCGATCGTCAATAGCGTCACCGACACAGTGAATCAGGGCGAGTTGTCGGCCTTCCTCGCAGGAATGAAGGCGTTGCTGAAGCCGCAAGGTGGCGTCAGCGAACTCGCCCCGCTCGTCTATGGGTTTGGCGCCACGCCGTGCAACAGTGATAACTGCAGCGGCAACAACCGGCCGTGGTCAGAGGTCGCGCTGCAAACCGATGGGCGACCTGCCGTGCCCTCCCAATCGACCATTAGCACCCAGCTCGGCAAAGCCGGCCAGATCACCGCCGGCGGCAACCTGACTCTCACCGGCACCGGCGACCTGACCAATGCCGGCGACCTGGCCGCGGCGGGCAAGGTCGCCATCAAGACGCCGGGCACGTTCACCAACAAGGGCGTCTACGACAGCAAGATCACCACAACGCCCGGCTGCGTGGCCGGCGCGCCGGACTGCCCGGACGACAGCAATCCCCGCGTGGATTCCCTTGCCTGGCAGCAGACGCCCAGCACGGTGGCCGCTGGCCAGACGCTCACGATCAGCGCGGCCAACATCCAGAACCTGAGCGCAACGCTGGCCGCGCAGGGCGATATCACCCTGAACGCCACCAGCAGCGTGACCAACCGCTCCGGCGCCATTCAGTCACTGACCGGCGATGTATCGATCACCGCGCCGACGCTGGTCAACACCACCATGGATACCGCGCGGCTGTACAAGAGCTACGGCGGCCAGAACCCGCCTTACGCCGGCGGCTGCAATCCCGGTGGCACCTACGGCAACAGCCAGTGCGCGGCGAACGAGGACGCCGCCGCCGGCCCGGCCGGCGTCATCTCCGCCGCGCGCGACGTCCAGCTGTCCGGCACGAACCTGACCAACAAGGGCGCGCTCATCACCAGCGGGCGCAACGTCACGGTCGGCATGGCCGGCAGCATCGACAACAACAGCATCCCGCTCAACGCCGACTGGGTCGGGCGCTGGCAGGAAGACCGCAGCGGCGGCGACCGCTGGCACGACACCGGCGGGCGCGCCACGCTCGGCAGCCTGGAATCCGGCATTCAGGCCAGCAATGCGCTGTCGGTGAAGGCCGGCGGCCAGGTGCTCAACACCGGCAACCTGATGGGCAGCCAGGTCGACGTCACCAGCGCCGCGCTGGTAAACGGCTACACCAGCCCCACGCAACCCACGCCGCCCGCAACCGGCGCGCAGCAAGTCATCCCGCTGGGCCCCGTGGCAGCCCCCGCCGGCGCGGTACCGGCCGCCACGCCGGTGAACAACCCGACCACCCCCTGGCAGTTCAACCCGGTCACCGCGCCCAACGGCCCCACAGACCGCGCGCAATACCTGAACAACAGCCCGGCCACCGCCGTGCTGGCCGGCGTCACGCCCGACAGCCTGCTCGCGCAGCTGCCCGCCGACCTGCGCCCGGGCAAGGTCAGCTTCTACTACGACCCCTACACCGAAGGACAAAGGCTCCAGCAAGCCGCGCTGCAACAGACCGGCCAAGCCAGCTTCGTGAGTGGCCTGGCCTGGGACAGCCAGAACCAGCTCTCGGTCACCGACCAGGAAAAGCTCAGCCTCTACAAGAACGCGGCGGACTACGCCAAGGCGCACAACATCGCGCTGGGCACGGCGCTGACGCAGACGCAGGTCAACGAACTCGACAAGCCCCTGCTCTGGTACGTGCAGCAAGCCGTACCCGACCCGAACTGCAACACGGTCGCCAGCACGGCATGCCCCACCGTGAACGCGCTCGTGCCGCAGGTGTACCTGCCCGAGGGCTACGCACAAGCGCTGACCAAGCCCACCGGCGGCACCATCGCCGGCGACAAGGTGAGCCTGGACATCGCCGGCCAGCTGCGCAACAGCGGCGCCATCACCGCAGCCGACACGCTCAACGTGAAAGCCGGCAGCATCGACGCCGGCCCCAACGTGGTGGACATCGGCACCTCGGCCTACAAGGCCCAGGGCGGCTGGAACGTGATCACCGGCACCGTGGTGCAGCCCGGCGGGTTCATGAGCGCCATGCGCATGAACATCGAGGCCGACAGCATCCACGCGGTCAACAACGCGTTCCTGATCCGCAACGCCGACGGCACGGTCGACGAGGCCGCAACCGTGGCGCTGGTGAACCAGCTGAAGGCCAACCTCGGGTTGAACTACACCGAAGGCACGGTCGCTGACGATATTCATACGCGGTTTATTCAGGAGAAGAAGGGGTTCGGACCGCTAGGTCAGATTGTGATGATGGTGGCGGCTGTTGCCATCTCGATCGTGACAGCGGGGGCTGCTGCGGCGGTCATGGGCGTGGCCTTGGCGCAGATGACGCTGGCGCAGGCGATGATCGTGGCCGCCCTCTCCAGCATGGCCAGTAGCGCTTTCACCCAACTCGCGTCCGGCCAAGGGTTGAACTTCGGGAAGCTGGCGACGGCCGGCGCGATTGGCGCGATCACGGCGGGCTTGACCAAGGGCATCACCTTTGACGGCAGCAGCTTCGGGGTGAGTGAATGGGGGAAGTCCCTGGAGGGAACGAATACCCTGGCAAACCTGGCGGGCACGAACAGCGTCGGTGGCGTAATGCAGGCGGCCCAGAACGGCGCGACCGGCACGCTGGCACAGCAAGCCGTGGGCTTCGTTGGCACGGGCTTGATCAATGCCGGGGTTAGCACGGTGCTCAACGGGGGCAGCTTTGGGAGTGCGCTCAAGGGCAGTCTGGTGGCGCAGGCGGGGGCGTTGGGTGCCAATAGTATTGGCACCGAGTTGCCTGGCATCGGATCCACCGGTGCAACCCCGGGCAGCGAGGTGGCCAACGTACTGGCGCATAGTGCGCTGGGTTGTGCGGCGGCAGCAGCTACGGGAGGCGATTGTGCAGGCGGTGCCGTTGGTGCGGCCGCTAGCGCTCTGATCGCCCCCTTGGTGCGCGATGGTCTATATGGATCGGATGGAGCCACCACTCGCGTGCAGTACAACGCGGATGGCACGCAGACTACGGTCACGAGCTATACCAACCCAAATTACAACGCGGTAGTGGCTGCGCTGTCGATGCTTGGCGGAGCCGGGGCGGCCGGGCTTGTTGGCGCAAATCCGTTCGATGCGGCGCGTGCCGCGCAGAACGAGGCGGTCAACAACGCGGTAGGCGTGCACATGGTGACGACCCCCATCCCGACGCCGTTTGGTGTAGTGATGGTGGCGATACCAGTGGTCACAAATGACCCGATCGGGACACCGAACAACGGGCCGCAGAAGACCGACCCGCTGACCAACCCGCTGGAAGCGGCCAATGACGGGAAGGTCATCACGACACCTAACAATGGCCCGCAAGGTGCAACGCTGACGGGCACTCCAGCAGGAAGCCCGCAAGGCCCCACGATCCTGGGCAACCCGGGCTGCGGCGCGGCAGTCGTGCCCTGTCTCGGCCTGACGGTGATGGCTGCCGTGCAGGACGGCGTCAGCAAAGCGTCTGAGTTGCTCGGGGGCAGCAGCAATGCTCCAAACAGTGCGACATCAGGGGCAACCTCTGCGTTTGATACATCGGTTACTTCCCAGGGAAGCAAATTCCTGAATGTTCAGACAGACGTAACCGCAGCGCAGTTTCAGTCGACCCTGATTTCGAACGGATACAGCATTACCAGCCAAGGTACAGGGAAGAATGGGGCGTTCACGGTATTGAGCAACGGGTCCTCCACCTATACGATATACACTCGCTCAAGCACGGGTACCGCTGGTGCTCAGTACTTCGGACCGGGTGGTGCATCGAGCAAGTTCACGCTCAAAGGGCAGTAA
- a CDS encoding peptidylprolyl isomerase, producing MQSRIFRLIATTALAFSLQPVFAASVNGVAIPDDQITRAMQQAQLPDNDATRNAIKQQLIARELFRQEAARAKGLEARPDVQQALREAKDAILTQAWLKDHIKPAPVTEEQVRARYNAIVASLGDKEYKGRLIELADDAAAAAALARIQGGEDFAKVAQQVSLAPSRASGGAMDWLSFKVPAQEGQTQNLPLPLAQALSTLPAGAVSATPVAWNNRRFLVKVDEVRATRVPAYDTVKPGIQQALQAQELERATTTLVTQLLGKAKITQ from the coding sequence ATGCAATCCCGGATCTTTCGCCTTATCGCTACCACCGCATTGGCCTTCAGCCTGCAACCTGTCTTTGCCGCTTCGGTCAACGGCGTGGCCATCCCCGATGACCAGATCACCCGCGCCATGCAGCAGGCACAACTCCCCGACAACGACGCAACGCGCAACGCCATCAAGCAGCAGCTGATCGCGCGTGAGCTGTTTCGCCAGGAGGCGGCCAGGGCCAAGGGGCTGGAAGCGCGGCCCGATGTGCAGCAGGCCCTGCGCGAGGCGAAGGACGCCATCCTGACCCAGGCCTGGCTCAAGGACCATATCAAGCCCGCACCGGTCACCGAGGAGCAGGTGCGCGCGCGCTACAACGCCATCGTGGCAAGCCTGGGCGACAAGGAATACAAGGGCCGCCTCATCGAGCTTGCCGACGATGCCGCGGCCGCCGCCGCGCTCGCACGCATCCAGGGCGGCGAGGATTTCGCCAAGGTGGCGCAGCAGGTGAGCCTCGCGCCGTCCAGGGCCAGCGGTGGCGCGATGGACTGGCTCAGCTTCAAGGTGCCGGCGCAGGAAGGCCAGACCCAGAACCTGCCTTTGCCGCTTGCGCAGGCGCTGTCCACCCTGCCCGCTGGCGCGGTGAGCGCCACCCCCGTGGCCTGGAACAACCGCCGCTTCCTGGTCAAGGTTGACGAAGTGCGCGCGACCCGTGTCCCGGCCTATGACACCGTCAAGCCCGGCATCCAGCAAGCGCTGCAGGCGCAGGAACTTGAGCGGGCCACGACCACGCTGGTCACGCAGTTGCTGGGCAAGGCAAAGATCACGCAGTAA